From a single Collibacillus ludicampi genomic region:
- a CDS encoding ABC transporter ATP-binding protein, translated as MLSLKHIHKTFNPGTVDEKVALQEICLTLKPGDFVTIIGSNGAGKSTLMNMIAGVIFPDGGTIEIDGLPVNHLAEHQRAPLIGRVFQDPMAGTAPNMTIEENLAIAYSRDKKRTLRKGVNRKRRELFREYLSSLHLGLENRLTAKVGLLSGGERQALSLLMATFTKPKVLLLDEHTAALDPARAQLITELTKEIVERSHLTTLMVTHNMKQAIELGNRLIMMDKGRIILDVPEEEKKNLTIDRLLSEFERIRGEKLANDRVMLA; from the coding sequence ATGCTGAGTCTTAAACATATCCATAAGACATTTAACCCCGGAACTGTCGATGAAAAAGTGGCTCTGCAAGAGATCTGTTTGACATTAAAGCCGGGAGATTTCGTTACAATTATTGGCAGTAACGGAGCAGGTAAATCAACATTGATGAACATGATCGCAGGAGTCATTTTTCCTGATGGAGGTACCATTGAGATCGACGGGCTGCCAGTGAATCATCTCGCGGAACATCAACGAGCTCCTTTGATCGGCCGCGTGTTTCAGGATCCCATGGCCGGGACGGCTCCGAACATGACGATTGAGGAGAATTTGGCGATTGCGTACTCGAGAGATAAGAAACGTACATTGCGGAAAGGAGTCAATCGCAAGAGGAGGGAATTATTTCGCGAATATCTCTCATCTTTGCATCTCGGCCTGGAGAATCGCTTAACGGCAAAAGTTGGTCTTCTTTCCGGCGGAGAGAGGCAGGCATTAAGTCTGTTGATGGCGACGTTTACGAAACCGAAAGTGCTGCTTCTTGATGAACATACGGCTGCCCTTGATCCGGCACGTGCACAGTTGATCACGGAGCTGACAAAAGAAATTGTCGAACGTTCTCATTTAACTACTTTAATGGTCACCCACAACATGAAACAGGCCATCGAATTGGGAAATCGGCTGATCATGATGGATAAAGGAAGAATTATTCTCGATGTTCCGGAAGAAGAAAAGAAAAACCTTACGATCGATAGGTTATTATCGGAATTTGAACGAATCAGGGGAGAAAAACTGGCAAACGACCGTGTCATGCTCGCCTAG
- a CDS encoding branched-chain amino acid ABC transporter permease yields the protein MMRKTVTTSPLIHQKLLPIQRYALIGFAILLFCFPFVANNYWIDVGTMALFYVVLSLGLNIVVGFAGLLDLGYSAFFAVGAYTTGILTTQYHVSFWVTLLLAGIFAGLAGILIGAPTLRLRSDYLAIVTLGFGEIIRISAKNLQFTGSASGIYGIPRPQIGSYMFTNLTDFYYAMLILAILTLIAVNRLGNSRLGRAWKYIREDEDAAEAMGVNRVRVKLTAYALGAMFGGFAGALFAAKMTAIAPESFNFMQSVMILLAIVIGGLGRLPGVVLGAVIVILLPEAMRDFSNWRFLLFGVLLVIIMIFRPQGLWPARKDVQLEQE from the coding sequence ATGATGAGAAAAACGGTTACCACCTCCCCGCTCATCCACCAAAAACTGTTACCGATCCAACGATACGCGCTGATCGGATTCGCCATTCTATTGTTCTGCTTTCCGTTTGTAGCGAACAACTATTGGATTGATGTCGGGACAATGGCATTATTCTATGTTGTACTTTCGCTAGGACTCAATATCGTAGTGGGATTTGCCGGATTGCTGGATCTCGGCTACTCCGCTTTCTTTGCAGTCGGTGCTTATACTACGGGAATTCTTACCACACAATATCATGTCTCCTTTTGGGTGACGTTACTTTTGGCCGGTATATTTGCCGGATTAGCCGGTATTCTGATCGGCGCCCCGACACTTCGTTTGCGTAGTGACTATCTGGCGATTGTCACACTAGGATTTGGCGAAATCATTCGCATCTCTGCGAAGAATTTGCAATTCACCGGATCCGCGTCCGGTATTTATGGAATACCACGTCCGCAAATCGGAAGTTACATGTTTACAAATCTAACCGATTTCTACTACGCCATGTTGATTTTGGCGATCCTGACATTGATTGCGGTCAATCGGTTGGGTAACTCACGTCTTGGAAGGGCATGGAAGTATATTCGCGAAGATGAAGACGCTGCGGAAGCGATGGGAGTGAACCGTGTTCGCGTCAAGTTGACCGCCTATGCACTCGGTGCCATGTTTGGCGGTTTTGCCGGGGCTCTCTTTGCTGCCAAAATGACAGCAATCGCACCGGAAAGCTTTAATTTTATGCAATCGGTGATGATCCTTCTCGCGATTGTCATAGGCGGTCTCGGGCGTCTCCCCGGTGTGGTTCTCGGAGCGGTGATCGTTATCTTGCTTCCGGAAGCTATGCGTGATTTTTCCAACTGGCGTTTTCTGTTGTTCGGAGTGCTGCTGGTCATCATCATGATTTTCCGTCCGCAAGGCCTATGGCCTGCGCGTAAGGATGTACAGTTGGAGCAGGAATAG
- a CDS encoding branched-chain amino acid ABC transporter substrate-binding protein — translation MRKWKKFGFAVSLASMLMLTACGSGGSSAGNSGGASGSEILIGVQTPTTGSEAKMGQDMNNAIQLAADEINAKGGILGKKIKLVFADDASDPQTATAAANKLVSQGVAAVVGGYSSGAVLPASGVYHNAGIPMVVTAANSAKIPAQGYKEIFLINGTTVHQAEAAADYMTKKLGAKRIALVHDNSAYAKDLAELTKKSVGQAGGQVVAFEAVNPDEKDFTTLLTKLKNAKPDATYWTAYYAAGGLLIKQFKQLGVPGAIGVGDGSNDKTLIDIAGKDAAEGTFVTTSPTAEFIPGAKAFLDAYKTKYHADPGPYSALAYDGMRLLADAITRANSTDKAAIVKALKETKGFKALEGDIAFKDDNTLEKSNFIVLVVKNGTFALPQ, via the coding sequence ATGAGAAAATGGAAAAAGTTTGGTTTTGCAGTTTCTCTTGCGTCCATGTTGATGTTGACAGCGTGCGGTTCAGGAGGAAGTTCCGCAGGAAATTCAGGGGGCGCTTCCGGGAGCGAAATTTTGATTGGGGTACAAACGCCAACGACCGGTTCGGAAGCGAAAATGGGTCAGGATATGAATAATGCGATTCAACTCGCGGCAGATGAAATCAACGCGAAAGGTGGAATTCTCGGGAAGAAAATTAAACTGGTTTTCGCGGATGATGCCAGCGATCCGCAAACGGCAACGGCAGCCGCCAATAAGTTGGTTTCCCAAGGAGTTGCGGCTGTAGTCGGAGGATATAGTTCCGGTGCGGTACTTCCGGCTTCTGGCGTATACCATAACGCAGGTATCCCGATGGTTGTAACGGCAGCCAACTCCGCGAAAATCCCTGCCCAAGGGTATAAGGAAATCTTTTTGATTAACGGTACAACCGTGCATCAGGCGGAAGCGGCAGCCGATTATATGACGAAAAAGCTTGGGGCTAAACGGATTGCGCTTGTACACGATAACTCTGCGTACGCAAAAGATTTGGCTGAACTCACCAAAAAGTCTGTGGGACAAGCGGGCGGACAAGTGGTTGCTTTTGAAGCGGTGAACCCGGATGAAAAGGATTTTACCACCTTGCTTACCAAATTAAAAAACGCGAAACCGGATGCTACCTATTGGACCGCTTATTATGCGGCAGGAGGGCTTCTGATCAAACAATTTAAACAACTGGGGGTTCCGGGAGCCATAGGTGTAGGGGACGGTTCGAACGACAAGACGCTCATCGATATTGCGGGCAAAGATGCGGCAGAAGGAACATTCGTGACGACAAGCCCGACGGCAGAATTTATACCGGGAGCAAAAGCGTTTCTCGATGCCTATAAGACAAAGTATCATGCGGATCCGGGTCCCTATTCCGCACTTGCCTACGATGGCATGCGCTTGCTGGCCGATGCGATCACACGAGCAAATTCCACGGATAAAGCAGCCATCGTGAAAGCTCTCAAAGAAACGAAAGGATTTAAAGCATTAGAAGGCGATATCGCCTTTAAAGATGACAATACGCTTGAGAAATCAAACTTCATCGTACTTGTAGTGAAGAACGGCACTTTTGCACTTCCGCAGTAA
- a CDS encoding phytoene desaturase family protein: MPEQIIVIGGGLAGLSTAARLAHKGFDVKLIEKAPKLGGRAVTIPLKGFNFNFGAHAIYGRDQSVLRKYEKELGLKVDWKDFSPEKAFYDLGTYTTPVPATLEGLYKTKIMDAKNKIRFVYEVVRTLVSLERGKDGQTIGEYLQKEPKQVRDFLLTLASSNFFTNEPEKIPSPLFFQYYKRLFTTHKPVAYIGGGWQSIIDGLEQILKQNGGEVITKEKIQTAEVVDGKVVAVHGKEQSFQADLFVFCIPPSELVSLFKETGYESLFEQYTRYRANQVVVYDIGLSRRIDIPYTYIYHKEKRVFLTDISYYDHTCVPEGGQLIQAISYLNEEEIEQNIADEKIKNIEEVYDKHFPGWRDVLVTKRISKKATVQEIKCVEDQQLMPVKFYSLRNAYFAGDWCQGEGQLSELSFSSSYDVTNQILSQSFH; this comes from the coding sequence ATGCCCGAACAAATCATTGTAATTGGCGGTGGACTTGCCGGATTAAGTACCGCTGCACGCCTTGCACATAAAGGATTTGACGTGAAGTTGATTGAAAAAGCTCCCAAACTGGGAGGAAGAGCAGTAACGATTCCGTTGAAAGGATTTAATTTTAATTTCGGTGCACATGCGATCTATGGCAGGGATCAATCGGTCTTGCGGAAATACGAAAAAGAACTCGGACTGAAAGTCGACTGGAAAGACTTTTCCCCTGAGAAAGCGTTTTACGATTTGGGCACATACACAACGCCTGTGCCCGCTACACTCGAAGGGCTATACAAAACGAAAATTATGGATGCGAAAAATAAAATCCGCTTTGTTTATGAAGTCGTCAGAACATTAGTTTCGCTTGAGCGGGGAAAAGACGGACAAACGATCGGGGAATACCTGCAAAAAGAGCCCAAACAGGTCAGGGACTTCTTGCTCACACTGGCGTCTTCCAACTTTTTTACAAATGAGCCGGAAAAAATACCTTCCCCCTTGTTCTTCCAATACTACAAACGTTTGTTTACGACTCATAAGCCGGTCGCTTATATCGGGGGAGGATGGCAATCGATTATCGACGGTTTGGAACAGATCTTGAAGCAAAACGGTGGCGAAGTCATCACGAAAGAAAAAATTCAGACAGCGGAGGTTGTCGACGGAAAAGTCGTTGCGGTTCATGGTAAGGAACAGTCTTTTCAAGCTGATTTGTTTGTGTTCTGTATTCCGCCGAGCGAACTGGTTTCCCTGTTTAAAGAAACAGGATATGAGTCTCTCTTTGAACAGTACACCCGATATCGCGCCAATCAGGTAGTGGTCTATGATATCGGTTTGAGTCGCCGTATCGATATTCCTTACACATATATTTATCACAAGGAAAAACGCGTGTTCCTCACAGACATTTCTTACTACGATCATACATGCGTTCCAGAGGGCGGGCAATTGATTCAAGCGATTTCTTATTTGAACGAGGAAGAGATCGAACAAAATATCGCCGATGAAAAAATCAAAAATATCGAAGAGGTATATGATAAGCATTTTCCCGGATGGCGGGACGTACTTGTAACCAAACGGATCTCGAAAAAAGCGACCGTTCAGGAAATCAAATGTGTGGAAGATCAACAATTGATGCCCGTGAAATTTTACAGCTTGCGAAACGCATATTTTGCCGGAGACTGGTGTCAGGGAGAAGGCCAACTCTCCGAACTGTCGTTCAGTTCATCTTACGATGTGACGAATCAAATTTTATCTCAATCGTTCCATTAA
- a CDS encoding SpoVR family protein, with product MKKEAVVGLLNSSFYCVFDKAFHRMKMQYDFGLSRIYELVINSDPCYAFLLDGNTLIQNKMVCAHVLAHCDFFKNNARFAHTSRFMVESMAASAERIRAYEIEYGINAVEELLDAALAIQEHIDPSFVFRNRPPRREEPKEKHVARSESPYDDLWSLDERSKVEEKKNGAPILNQKFPESPEKDVVLFIMEHSKVLEDWQRDILSITRDEMLYFWPQIETKIMNEGWATYWHLRIMREMDMTEDEAIEFARMHAGVVLPSRTSINPYHIGLKIWEDLEKRVGRQGMFEIREFDSDISFLRNYLTKELVEDMDLYIFQKSGNEWKISGKDWEKVRDQLCAARVNGGFPVITVRDGDYLRNGELYLKHEYEGVELDVKYLEKTLPYVYRVWGRAVHLETVLENRPVLFTYDGKKTHRKFL from the coding sequence ATGAAAAAAGAGGCCGTCGTCGGCCTCTTAAATTCTTCATTTTATTGTGTGTTTGATAAAGCCTTCCACAGAATGAAAATGCAGTACGATTTTGGGCTCAGTCGGATTTATGAATTGGTGATCAACAGCGATCCTTGTTATGCATTTCTCCTGGATGGGAATACTCTGATTCAAAATAAAATGGTCTGTGCACATGTATTGGCACACTGTGATTTCTTCAAAAACAATGCACGTTTTGCTCATACGTCCCGTTTTATGGTAGAGAGCATGGCTGCATCCGCCGAACGTATACGTGCTTACGAAATCGAATACGGGATCAATGCTGTCGAAGAGCTGCTAGATGCGGCGCTTGCGATTCAGGAACATATCGACCCGTCGTTTGTTTTCCGCAATCGTCCTCCGCGCAGGGAAGAGCCGAAGGAAAAACACGTCGCGCGATCTGAATCGCCTTATGACGATTTATGGAGCCTTGACGAACGAAGCAAAGTAGAAGAAAAGAAAAACGGGGCTCCGATCTTGAATCAGAAATTCCCGGAAAGTCCCGAAAAAGATGTTGTCCTCTTTATCATGGAGCATAGCAAAGTGTTGGAAGATTGGCAAAGGGATATTCTCTCCATCACGCGTGATGAAATGCTTTACTTCTGGCCGCAGATCGAGACGAAAATCATGAATGAAGGATGGGCGACCTATTGGCATCTTCGCATCATGCGAGAAATGGATATGACAGAAGATGAAGCGATCGAATTTGCACGTATGCACGCAGGGGTAGTACTTCCTTCGCGCACGAGCATCAATCCTTACCATATCGGCCTCAAAATCTGGGAGGATCTCGAAAAGAGAGTTGGGCGTCAAGGCATGTTTGAAATCCGGGAATTCGACTCGGATATCTCTTTCCTGCGCAATTATTTGACGAAAGAACTCGTGGAAGACATGGATTTGTATATCTTCCAAAAATCAGGAAATGAATGGAAAATTTCCGGCAAAGATTGGGAAAAAGTGCGCGATCAACTTTGCGCGGCGAGAGTAAACGGTGGTTTTCCCGTAATCACTGTGCGGGACGGAGATTACCTGCGGAATGGAGAACTCTACCTGAAACACGAATATGAAGGGGTGGAATTGGACGTCAAATATTTAGAAAAAACCCTTCCATACGTGTACCGAGTCTGGGGCCGTGCCGTTCATTTGGAAACTGTCCTCGAAAACCGCCCTGTTCTGTTCACCTATGATGGAAAGAAAACGCATAGAAAGTTCTTATGA
- a CDS encoding ABC transporter permease gives MLTALVGSLESGIIFALTALGVYLTFRILNFPDLTVDGSFTTGGALAATMITAGYQPVVATVAAIVLGCMVGSLTGILHTKGKINDLLAGILSMIALYSINLRIMGRSNVPLLSQDTLFTQITSAFNNIFGSFSIVITMGILVLLVKWLTDWFLDTEIGLSLRATGDNQKMIRSFAANTDATKILGLSLSNGLVAMSGALMAQYQGFADVSMGIGTIIIGLASVIIGEAVFGRTTVRRSTLAVIGGAVIYRLIVAIALRIGLDPSDMKLMTSLIVVIALVLPKAVDGWKEKRPRKVAGQGTGILEQTMAGEHHAES, from the coding sequence GTGCTTACGGCTTTGGTAGGTTCGCTGGAATCGGGGATTATCTTTGCTCTGACGGCGCTCGGTGTATACCTGACCTTTAGGATACTGAATTTTCCCGATCTCACAGTTGACGGCAGTTTTACAACGGGAGGAGCTTTGGCGGCGACAATGATTACGGCAGGTTATCAGCCGGTCGTCGCAACGGTAGCGGCCATCGTTCTTGGGTGTATGGTCGGAAGTCTCACGGGAATCCTCCATACGAAAGGAAAAATCAACGATCTGCTGGCGGGCATATTGTCCATGATCGCTCTGTATTCGATTAATCTGCGCATCATGGGCCGATCCAATGTCCCCCTGTTAAGCCAAGATACGTTGTTTACACAGATCACCTCTGCTTTCAACAATATTTTCGGAAGTTTCTCCATTGTTATTACAATGGGAATTCTGGTTCTCCTCGTCAAATGGCTGACCGATTGGTTTCTCGATACGGAAATCGGTTTGTCGTTGCGGGCCACGGGAGATAATCAAAAGATGATTCGCAGTTTCGCAGCGAATACGGATGCGACAAAGATTCTGGGATTAAGCCTCTCGAACGGACTTGTGGCCATGTCGGGAGCGCTAATGGCTCAATACCAAGGGTTCGCCGATGTTTCCATGGGTATCGGTACGATCATTATCGGTTTGGCATCTGTCATCATCGGGGAAGCCGTTTTTGGCCGAACCACGGTTCGCCGGTCGACCCTCGCGGTCATCGGAGGCGCCGTCATCTATCGGTTGATCGTGGCGATCGCTCTTCGAATCGGTCTGGATCCATCCGATATGAAACTGATGACGTCGTTGATCGTAGTCATTGCCCTTGTTCTACCGAAGGCGGTGGATGGATGGAAAGAGAAACGTCCGCGAAAAGTCGCGGGTCAGGGTACGGGGATCCTCGAGCAAACGATGGCAGGTGAGCATCATGCTGAGTCTTAA
- a CDS encoding branched-chain amino acid ABC transporter permease, with amino-acid sequence MSIIIQQLMNAIVVGSFYSLIALGYSMVYGIINLLNFAHGDLYMAGAFIGFTVLSLFTGQAGLLGVAVAFLVAMIVTGLLGMGIERIAYRPLLSSPRLTILITAVGVSLVLENGFMLSYGPSFKVFPVQLPTTGFQMAGATITYAQVGIIVLSVLLMFALHTFVQRTLYGKAMRAIAIDQAATSLMGIPVHRIISLTFFIGSMLAAAAGMMAGLYYGQINFLMGFIVGLKAFTAAVIGGIGSIPGAMIGGMVLGIFESIGTIYFGGEWKDVFTFGILILILVLKPTGILGEKVTERM; translated from the coding sequence ATGAGCATCATCATCCAACAACTCATGAATGCGATCGTCGTTGGATCTTTCTATAGTCTGATTGCTCTTGGTTATTCGATGGTTTACGGAATTATTAATCTATTAAACTTTGCTCACGGAGATCTCTACATGGCGGGAGCATTCATAGGTTTTACCGTTTTATCGTTATTTACGGGGCAAGCGGGTCTTCTGGGCGTTGCTGTTGCCTTTTTGGTTGCGATGATCGTCACAGGTCTTCTTGGTATGGGGATCGAGCGCATCGCCTATCGTCCGTTATTATCGTCGCCTCGTCTTACGATTCTGATTACGGCAGTTGGTGTATCGTTGGTATTGGAAAACGGATTCATGCTTTCCTACGGACCCAGTTTTAAAGTGTTCCCTGTCCAACTTCCTACGACCGGTTTCCAAATGGCAGGTGCTACGATCACTTATGCCCAGGTCGGCATCATCGTGTTATCTGTCCTTCTTATGTTTGCATTGCACACATTTGTCCAACGTACCCTATACGGGAAAGCCATGAGGGCTATCGCGATCGATCAAGCGGCTACTTCTTTGATGGGGATCCCCGTCCACCGTATCATAAGCCTTACATTTTTTATTGGTTCCATGTTGGCGGCTGCAGCGGGTATGATGGCAGGATTATATTACGGACAAATTAACTTCTTAATGGGCTTTATTGTAGGTTTAAAAGCATTTACGGCCGCTGTCATTGGGGGGATCGGCAGCATCCCTGGCGCTATGATCGGAGGAATGGTTCTTGGGATCTTTGAATCGATCGGAACGATTTATTTTGGCGGTGAATGGAAAGATGTGTTCACCTTCGGGATATTGATTCTCATTTTGGTGCTCAAACCGACAGGAATCCTCGGAGAAAAAGTAACGGAGAGGATGTAA
- a CDS encoding ABC transporter substrate-binding protein, protein MLLMISGLLLLTACGTQTASKPESASEGGNNQQKTVKVGITQIVEHPSLDAARKGFLAALKDGGYVDGQNLKVDLQIAQGDSSNNITIAQKFVADKDDLILAISTPSAQAAAKATKDIPILFTAVTDPLGAKLVQNLEKPGGNVTGTSDTHPDAIKNTMKTIKDFFPNAKKVGIIYNSGEQNSVVNVENAKKVMKDYGLEPVEATLSNSSEVKQAAESLVGRADVIYVPKDNTVVSALESVISVANAKHIPLFVGESDSVKRGGFAGYGFEYYDLGYQTGKMALEILKGKKPSDIPVGFPDKLQLVINKKAADAQGIKLTDEMKKNAVIVGE, encoded by the coding sequence ATGCTACTCATGATTTCCGGGTTATTATTACTGACCGCTTGCGGAACGCAGACGGCAAGCAAACCCGAATCAGCAAGTGAAGGAGGGAATAATCAACAGAAAACGGTGAAAGTGGGCATCACTCAGATTGTGGAACATCCTTCTCTGGATGCAGCGAGGAAAGGATTTCTTGCGGCTTTGAAAGACGGAGGATATGTGGATGGTCAGAATTTGAAAGTGGACCTGCAGATCGCACAGGGGGATTCAAGCAATAACATCACGATCGCGCAGAAGTTCGTCGCAGACAAGGACGACCTCATCCTTGCCATTTCTACGCCGAGCGCACAGGCGGCGGCGAAAGCGACAAAGGATATCCCCATTCTGTTTACGGCGGTCACCGATCCCTTGGGGGCAAAACTCGTGCAGAATTTGGAGAAACCGGGTGGAAACGTGACAGGTACATCCGATACACATCCGGACGCGATTAAAAATACGATGAAAACGATTAAAGATTTCTTCCCGAATGCGAAAAAGGTGGGAATCATTTATAACAGTGGTGAACAAAACTCGGTCGTAAATGTAGAGAACGCAAAGAAAGTGATGAAAGATTACGGTTTGGAGCCGGTAGAAGCGACGTTGTCTAACAGTTCGGAAGTGAAGCAGGCGGCCGAGTCTCTCGTCGGGCGCGCGGATGTGATTTATGTTCCGAAAGACAATACGGTCGTATCCGCTCTGGAATCGGTGATCAGTGTGGCGAATGCCAAACATATCCCTTTGTTTGTCGGCGAGTCTGATTCCGTGAAGCGCGGCGGTTTTGCCGGTTACGGGTTTGAATACTATGATCTCGGTTATCAGACAGGCAAGATGGCTCTCGAAATCTTGAAAGGCAAGAAACCGAGCGATATCCCCGTCGGGTTCCCAGACAAACTTCAATTGGTGATCAATAAGAAAGCGGCGGACGCACAAGGTATCAAGCTGACAGACGAAATGAAAAAGAATGCGGTGATTGTTGGTGAATAG
- a CDS encoding sigma-54 interaction domain-containing protein, with protein MNAFNPKLKAFFDILLDSVNDAVTVVDTDGTVLYWNKSAENMYGIPKAQIIGKRIGDFFQKGSIMLYQVMETGMPVYQVYHKPRPDIHVFINAIPVYDDEDRLIGAIAIEQDITHTVKLSEELYSYSQSGQHIHESMIFSQMECSSMQETVDFLTKASRLSYPVLLVGENGVGKEMIAKMIHQMGKYPGPFLSISCDTIPAGLLDMELFGYAGGMLGSDREERPGKLDLAHTGTIYLKNISALPLPIQAKLADAINQLQFFRVGGDKPIQLTCRVIASSTVAIEELVEKKLLLRELSYIFHVHTIPPLRERKEDLPELCHYYLAESAKAVGKPVPRLSSEVITALTTFHWPGNLLQLRNVMEHLMIKSSGNEITLNDLPSELRLTTLADLAQESLSLTILSEEMEKAKIIDALKRTGGNKASAARLLGISRGSLYYKIKQYKIH; from the coding sequence GTGAATGCCTTTAACCCAAAACTGAAAGCGTTTTTTGATATATTGCTCGATTCAGTGAATGATGCGGTTACTGTAGTAGACACTGACGGAACGGTTCTCTATTGGAACAAATCAGCAGAAAACATGTATGGAATCCCAAAAGCTCAGATCATAGGCAAACGCATCGGAGACTTCTTCCAAAAAGGATCTATTATGTTATATCAGGTCATGGAAACCGGTATGCCTGTATACCAGGTCTATCATAAGCCTCGCCCCGACATTCATGTTTTTATCAACGCCATACCGGTTTATGATGATGAAGACCGATTGATAGGCGCGATTGCAATCGAACAGGATATTACACATACCGTAAAATTAAGTGAAGAACTTTACAGTTACAGTCAATCGGGTCAGCACATCCACGAGTCAATGATTTTCTCGCAAATGGAATGCAGTTCCATGCAGGAGACGGTTGATTTTCTGACAAAGGCTTCACGACTCTCCTATCCAGTTCTTCTTGTTGGCGAGAACGGTGTCGGCAAAGAAATGATCGCTAAGATGATTCATCAAATGGGCAAATACCCTGGCCCCTTTTTATCTATCAGCTGTGATACGATTCCAGCCGGTTTATTGGATATGGAGTTGTTCGGTTATGCTGGAGGAATGTTAGGAAGTGACCGGGAAGAACGTCCGGGAAAACTGGATCTAGCGCACACGGGAACGATCTATCTTAAGAATATCTCTGCTCTTCCTCTGCCGATCCAAGCAAAATTAGCGGATGCCATAAACCAACTACAATTCTTTCGCGTTGGTGGAGATAAACCCATCCAATTGACTTGCAGAGTGATCGCTTCATCTACAGTTGCTATCGAAGAACTGGTGGAAAAAAAACTTCTCTTACGCGAACTCTCTTATATTTTTCATGTGCACACGATTCCTCCTTTGCGGGAACGCAAGGAAGATTTGCCTGAACTATGCCATTATTATCTTGCAGAATCTGCCAAGGCGGTGGGAAAACCGGTTCCCCGACTTTCATCAGAAGTGATTACCGCTCTCACGACATTTCATTGGCCGGGGAATCTGCTGCAACTTCGAAACGTGATGGAACATCTGATGATCAAATCTTCCGGAAACGAGATTACCTTAAACGATTTACCCTCAGAGTTGCGATTAACTACGTTGGCTGATCTGGCGCAAGAATCATTGTCCTTAACCATTCTTTCGGAAGAAATGGAGAAAGCAAAAATTATAGATGCATTAAAACGAACAGGCGGAAACAAAGCGAGCGCCGCGCGTCTATTAGGCATTTCCCGGGGTTCCCTTTACTATAAAATCAAACAATACAAAATACATTAG
- a CDS encoding fumarylacetoacetate hydrolase family protein → MESIRNIFCVGRNYRLHAEELGNEVPKSPFLFNKPTHALVEANGQEILLPGDRGAIHHEVEFVIHIARTYKKGMNVEDVVDRMALGIDFTLRDVQSELKKKGHPWLLAKGFLNSAVITAFRPFPGVEACRNIDFSLLKNGELVQKGYLRDMLFDLQTIIEFTSEHFGLGEGDIIYTGTPAGVGPVANGDRLTLNWGEEALGECTIKML, encoded by the coding sequence ATGGAGTCAATTCGCAATATTTTCTGTGTAGGTAGAAATTACAGATTGCATGCAGAAGAATTAGGAAATGAGGTACCCAAGTCGCCGTTTCTTTTTAACAAACCCACACACGCGCTGGTTGAAGCGAATGGCCAAGAGATTCTCCTGCCTGGCGACCGGGGAGCGATCCACCATGAAGTGGAATTTGTCATACATATCGCCAGAACGTACAAAAAAGGCATGAATGTCGAAGATGTCGTTGACCGCATGGCCCTGGGTATCGATTTCACTCTGCGCGATGTTCAAAGTGAGCTTAAGAAAAAAGGGCACCCTTGGTTGTTAGCGAAAGGTTTTCTCAATTCCGCAGTCATTACCGCTTTTCGTCCATTTCCAGGAGTGGAAGCTTGCCGAAACATCGATTTTTCATTGCTGAAAAATGGCGAACTTGTACAAAAGGGTTATCTTCGCGATATGCTGTTCGACTTGCAGACGATCATCGAATTTACGAGCGAACATTTCGGCCTCGGTGAGGGAGATATCATCTATACCGGTACCCCTGCCGGTGTGGGCCCTGTAGCGAATGGAGACCGCCTCACACTGAATTGGGGTGAAGAGGCTCTCGGTGAATGTACCATCAAAATGTTGTAG